A portion of the Salminus brasiliensis chromosome 9, fSalBra1.hap2, whole genome shotgun sequence genome contains these proteins:
- the rec8b gene encoding REC8 meiotic recombination protein b, translating to MFYYPNVLHYRTGCFATIWLAATKGRKISRRDLLKVNVQVTCDDIIDYVLVRVAPLSAGLPRPRFSLYLSSQLQYGVVLIFHRQCQLLLDEIQEAIDRLLRFRTQVQIDMLPEDVRQPLTIPDALTLLNETEGARDPFFGLMDFGFPSPSSLIQLAQQIGEISTERLLPERRVTPPSDGITASQESITLPEREPEIMPGPEFEGAELQDFDMIGMLLEQPDDFLEGEEGRAREADLERQRERDRERQQKRERERGREEAIQRERERAAAETERIRELTRSTISLEQIQTAELSSRDVVFEAEEALGLPGEMPVLVERETTPIPEPLLIPPSPPSPAVRRERRRERPRLEPVPISPEAPVERRRRRRRQLAFIDEHTQIPQEALRAQINDPRTQTRPLADVLVKAPSEESDPKTLLSNPCMSLPPEILELWKQGAVIRPIPPTPRREEVREEEAAPERERGREEPEEREAEREIIFKEVPREMAESSISQYDTPVSSLVILETTEREASPLETPETRRSPVPVSIYGLEDIAEERIPDLEDITMDIEHPLGQAVPFHSLLPPKISRRTVAQAFWRLLEQIDAKEVTVRQDEPYGDIFITQLQQIERRVE from the exons GTTGGCGGCTACAAAGGGCAGAAAGATCAGTCGGAGGGATCTCCTCAAGGTTAACGTTCAGGTCACTTG CGATGACATCATAGACTACGTTCTGGTGCGGGTCGCTCCTCTCTCTGCGGGTCTCCCTCGTCCTCGTTTCTCCCTCTACCTGTCCTCCCAGCTGCAGTACGGAGTCGTCCTCATCTTCCACCGGCAGTGCCAGCTCCTGCTAG ATGAGATCCAGGAGGCCATAGACAGACTGCTTCGGTTCCGCACCCAGGTCCAGATCGACATGCTGCCGGAGGACGTCAG GCAACCTCTCACCATTCCTGATGCTCTGACTCTCCTGAATGAGACGGAGGGAGCGAGGGATCCATTCTTTGGGTTGATGGATTTCGGCTTTCCCAGTCCTAGCAGCCTCATTCAG CTGGCGCAACAAATAGGAGAGATTTCAACTGAGCGTTTGTTGCCGGAAAGAAGAGTGACCCCGCCTTCAGATG GAATCACAGCCAGTCAGGAGTCCATCACTCTGCCCGAGAGAGAACCCGAAATCATGCCTGGACCTGAG tttgagggggcggagctacagGACTTTGATATGATTGGCATGCTGCTGGAGCAACCCGATGATTTCCTTGAGG GCGAGGAGGGGAGGGCGCGCGAGGCAGACCtggagagacagcgagagagagacagagaaaggcagcagaagagagagcgagagaggggaagagaagaggccatacagagagagcgagagagagcagcggcagagacagagagaattaGAGAGTTAACGAGATCCACCATCTCCCTGGAGCA GATTCAGACGGCTGAGTTGTCCAGCAGAGACGTTGTGTTTGAGGCTGAGGAAGCTCTGGGTCTGCCCGGGGAGATGCCTGtactggtagagagagaaacAACCCCGATCCCAGAGCCTTTACTGATCCCACCATCTCCACCCAGCCCGGCGGTGAGGAGGGAGAGGCGTAGGGAGCGTCCCAGGCTGGAG CCTGTCCCGATCAGCCCTGAGGCTCCGGTGGAacggagaaggaggaggaggaggcagctGGCCTTCATTGATGAACACACGCAGATACCCCAGGAAGCCCTGCGGGCCCAGATAAACGACCCCAGGACTCAGACCAGGCCGCTG GCGGATGTTCTTGTCAAAGCTCCTTCAGAGGAGAGTGACCCTAAAACCCTCCTCAGTAACCCCTGCATGA GCCTTCCTCCTGAAATCCTGGAGCTGTGGAAACAGGGCGCGGTCATCCGCCCCATCCCTCCGACACCGCGACGTGaagaggtcagagaggaggaggctgcgcccgagagagagagaggtcgaGAGGAaccagaggagagagaggcagagcgaGAGATCATCTTCAAGGAG GTGCCCAGAGAGATGGCCGAGTCAAGCATCTCCCAGTACGACACTCCAG TTTCATCTCTGGTGATTTTGGAGACCACCGAGAGAGAAGCTTCGCCACTGGAGACTCCAGAGACTCGGCG GTCACCTGTCCCTGTGTCCATTTATGGTTTGGAGGACATTGCTGAGGAGAGGATCCCAGACCTTGAGGACATCACTATGGATATTGAGCATCCACTGGG GCAGGCAGTGCCGTTTCACTCTCTGCTGCCCCCTAAGATCAGCCGCAGGACTGTTGCCCAGGCTTTTTGGAGGCTCTTGG AGCAAATAGACGCAAAGGAAGTGACAGTGCGACAGGACGAGCCGTATGGCGACATCTTCATCACGCAGTTACAGCAGATAGAGAGACGGGTGGAGTGA
- the LOC140562610 gene encoding uncharacterized protein, whose protein sequence is METGVGAVMWTILLLTTASELKGGSTASPPALTLNEAISAAPRLTPNSNVAGTQPGPANNESSHTAATALPPPSELTTKAAFRTDASPPPASTLAPGPGLGTEATQASAATSPPLIPARSTTSSPGSIITLTASTAASTSEEHRTTSRQSTISASKTIPTASSGPSSRPASTPTALIDKIQPTGPVPLENPQQDGPSELDVGDDDSSKLPHASPWDPLLAALVSIFIVSTALVSVMLFLRFRQQSEHPEFHRLQDLPMDDLLEDTPLSRYSY, encoded by the exons ATGGAGACTGGAGTGGGGGCTGTAATGTGGACCATCCTGCTTCTAACCACCGCGTCTGAGCTGAAAG GTGGGTCCACTGCATCCCCTCCTGCCCTGACCCTTAACGAAGCCATCTCCGCCGCTCCTCGTCTGACCCCGAATAGTAACGTTGCGGGGACCCAGCCTGGTCCAGCCAACAATGAGAGTTCACACACTGCAGCCACGGCGCTCCCTCCTCCGTCAGAGCTCACCACAAAGGCTGCCTTCAGGACGGACGCCTCACCTCCCCCTGCCAGCACACTCGCACCTGGACCAGGCCTCGGGACAGAGGCTACGCAAG CTTCTGCCGCTACCAGCCCGCCTCTCATCCCAGCGAGGAGCACCACGTCCTCTCCAGGATCCATTATCACTTTAACTGCCTCTACTGCAGCGTCTACCAGTGAAGAACACCGGACGACTTCTCGTCAGTCCACCATCAGTGCCTCCAAGACGATTCCAACGGCTTCTTCAGGTCCTTCCTCCAGGCCAGCTTCTACTCCAACTGCCCTGATAGACAAAATCCAACCCACTGGACCTGTTCCCCTGGAGAACCCACAACAGGACGGACCTTCAGAACTGGATGTTGGAGACGATG ATTCATCCAAACTGCCTCACGCCTCTCCGTGGGATCCCCTGCTCGCCGCTCTGGTCTCCATCTTCATCGTCAGCACTGCTCTGGTCTCCGTCATGCTCTTCCTCAGGTTTCGGCAGCAAAGCGAGCATCCAGAGTTCCATCGGTTGCAGGACCTTCCCATG GACGACCTCTTGGAGGACACGCCATTGTCAAGATACTCGTATTAA